DNA from bacterium:
TCGACCACCACGATCCCATCCGGGCCCGCCCGCTCGGCGCCCTCGAGGACCAGGCGTTCCGCGGCGCCCGCCGTGAAATCCGAGATCACGGCATCAATGGCGATGCCCCAGCCCTCGATCAGGATGCCCGTCTGACCGGTCGGTACGAACACCACCCGCTCGCCGTGCTCTCGGAGACCCCGGCAGATCTCGAGGCCCGCCGTCATCTTCCCGAGGTTGCAGTCCGTCCCGACCATCAGCACGGTCAGCGCTTCCACGTTCCGCGCCTGGCCGGTGGAGACGGGGAGGTCCGCCGGCGGCCGCCGGAGATCCACGATCTCCGCGCCGGAGGCTTGCGCCGCTTCCCGCACTTCCGGGATGTCCGACAGGTACTCGTGCAGCCCCGAGACGATGTTCAACCCGCTCGACGCCGCCCGCACGATGGTTTCCAGTGCGCCGGCAGGGAGCCGGCCGCCGCGGGGGGCGACGCCCACCAGCAGCGCGTCGGGCCGCATGCGGCCCGTTTCCAGTCCCTCCTCCAGCGATGCGACGACCGGGATGTCACCACCGAAGCCGAGGACCGCTTCCACGGTCTGGCCGGCCTTCGTCGAATCGATCACCGCAGCGACCCGCTCCGGGAAGTACCGGATCGCGCTGGTCGCGGTCTTCGAGCTCAGGATGCCGAGGGAGCCCTCGGCGTAGATCAGGTACTTCGCTTTCGAGAGATCCATGGACACTCCGTGCATGTGTGCCCTGCGGCCGACACCGGCCGTCGCTGTTGTTCAGGGGACCCTATGAAGCATGCCTCTGCCGCCCGATCGGCGGCCAGAGGCATGCACCACGGGTCCGTGCGAGCCGTCGGGAGCGGACCACGTCGAGTCCGCTCCCGGTGAGCCGTCACGCGTTGCGGTTCATGCAGAGCTGCCCGCGTGGCGCGTTCGGGTTGTTCTCCTCGGCCTGCGGGATGGGCAGCGTCACGTCCGTGCCGTAGTTGCCGCCCTTGTGCCACGCGCCGACGGGGAACACCGTCTCCGGCGAGCGGCCGTACTGGCGCACCAGGCGGCGCAGGTCGCCCACGCGGTGGCCGCGGCCGAAGAACCAGAACGCCCGCTCACGGAAAAGGAGATCCTGACGCGCGATCTCGTTGCCGGGGTCGGGGAGAGGCCCGAGACCCACCGTGGCACGCAGATCGTTGAGCGTCGTCAACCACGCGCTGTTCCCCTCCCGGAGCTGCGCTTCCGCCTCGATCAGCCGGGCCTCGATCCCATCCACGACGACGACCGGGCTCGTCTCCGTGGTCCACAGCATCTGGACGTACAGGGGCTCGGCCGACCTGTCGTCACGCTGCGGGTCGGTCACGCCGATCGCCGCGCACTCGGGGTCCCCGCCGCGGCACACCGGCAGCCGCGGGTCGTTGGCCGTGGCGAAGTCGAGGCCGTTGATCCCCTCCCGGTCGCTGACGCTGTAGCGCCGGTCGCGGTTGTTGAGCTGCCAGATCGCGTTCGTGGTCGTGTTCGGCGAGTGCCGCACGAAGTACTTGAAGTCCGTGGGCACGCCGTTCACGGCCTGCGCAGCCTCGGCCGCGCGATCGAGGTTCAGCAAGATCCGCCCCTTGGTGACCTGGAGCGCGTAGCGGATCAGCGCCGCCTCCGCCGAGGTCTCGGAGATCCGGTCCAGGCCGGCGTTGGCGATCGAGAGCGCGCGCTCGTACGCCTCCACCGTCGTCATTGGATGGCCGAACTGCTCGCGCCCATCCACGACCGTGCTCAGGATGAGCCCGTCGCAGTAGTGCTCGGCCATCAGGTTGATGATGTACGCCTGGATGAACTCCATCTCGGCGATCTGCCACGTCGGCGCGTTCGGGCTGTAACGCTTCAGCAGGTCCGCCGCCTGCTCGGCGGAGAGCCGTGCGCGGTGCAGCGCACGGTTGGCGGTGGTCAGGAAGGAGTTCTCCGCGGTGATCGTCCGCTGATCGATCTCCTGGCGCGCAATGAACGAGTCGCCGTTGTTCCACTCGTCCGCGAACAGCCCGCCGAGGAGGAACAGGCTCTCGCCGCCGCTGGTGGCGACGTTGAACCGGGCGAGGGCGCCGTTGCGCGCGGCCTCGGCGCCCTGCGGCGACTGGATGTCGCTCGGGTTGATGATGTCCGGGTCCTCGACCGTGAGGAAGTCATCGCAGGCGGCGATCGGGAGCGCGACGGCGAGGACCGCCGCCAGCGCACCCGCCTTGGCAGCGCGCCGCGTCCGGGACCCGTCGGTAACTGCCCTGGTGATCCGATTCATGAGTCCACCGTCCTGTCAGAAGCCGAAGGTGAGCCGGAGCGTGAAGTAGGTCGGCGGCCCAAAGGCCTGGAACTCCGACGGCGCGTTGCCCGTGGTGCCGAACGCCTCGGGGTCGACGCCCGTGTACTCGGTCCAGAGGATCCCGAGGTTCCGGACCGCCAGCGTGGCCACGAGGCTCCGGGCCGGCAGCCTCCGGACGATCCAGCTATCCGACGAAGGCGTCAGCGTGAGCGACAGCTCGCGGAAGCGGATGAAGTCGCCCTTCTCGAAGTAGCCCGCCACCGTCCGGCTCGGG
Protein-coding regions in this window:
- a CDS encoding DUF1611 domain-containing protein; protein product: MHGVSMDLSKAKYLIYAEGSLGILSSKTATSAIRYFPERVAAVIDSTKAGQTVEAVLGFGGDIPVVASLEEGLETGRMRPDALLVGVAPRGGRLPAGALETIVRAASSGLNIVSGLHEYLSDIPEVREAAQASGAEIVDLRRPPADLPVSTGQARNVEALTVLMVGTDCNLGKMTAGLEICRGLREHGERVVFVPTGQTGILIEGWGIAIDAVISDFTAGAAERLVLEGAERAGPDGIVVVEGQGSLIHPGYSGVTLGLLHGSLPEAMILCHDVSRTKIRSEGVYDWVRMPPLPEMVRIYESVAAWLRPAPVIAIALKTNDVSESEARDAILKVEAETGLPATDPVRFGPEPLVEAIRSFAAQRREARRTAPAPAAG